A single region of the Rattus rattus isolate New Zealand chromosome 8, Rrattus_CSIRO_v1, whole genome shotgun sequence genome encodes:
- the C2cd2l gene encoding phospholipid transfer protein C2CD2L isoform X5: MDPDWGQRDVGWAALLVLFAASLLTVLGWLLQYARGLWLSRAGGGRDSRPASAAEPGGSLRELGVWRSLLRLRATRSSAPEEAGVRGLLASLFAFKSFRENWQRAWVRALNEQACRDGSSIQIAFEEIPQLPPRASISHVTCVDQSERTMVLHCQLAAEEVRFPISVTQQSPAAVSMETYHVTLTLPPTQLEVSLEEIPDEGLLVSWAFTDRPDLSLKVLPKSQTRERDEEQPELSTVEELVKDAIVSTQPAMMVNLRACSAPGGLVPSEKPPTMSQAQPSIPRPTRLFLRQLRASHLGSELGGTEELCCAAELDNPMQQKWTKPTRAGSEVEWAEDLALDLGPQSRELTLKVLRSSSCGDAELLGQATLPVGSPSKPLSRRQVCPLTPGPGKSLSPAAIVTAELHYEQGSPRNLGTPTSSTPRPSITPTKKIELDRTIMPDGTIVTTVTTVQSRPRVDGKLADSPSRSPSKVEVTEKMTTVLSESSGTSNASHSSSPGESHLSNGLDPVAETAIRQLTEPSGRAAKKTPTKRSTLIISGVSKVPIAQDELALSLGYAASLEASMQDDAGTSGGPSSPPSDPSATSPGPVDALSSPTSVQEADETTRSDISERPSVDDVESETGSTGALETRSLKDHKDNSSQANSSRWGRVGASVPSLDNKLE, translated from the exons ATGGATCCAGACTGGGGGCAGCGGGATGTGGGCTGGGCGGCCCTGCTGGTCCTCTTCGCCGCCTCGCTGCTCACGGTATTGGGCTGGTTGCTGCAGTATGCCCGGGGTTTGTGGCTGTCGCGAGCCGGTGGGGGCCGAGACTCTCGACCCGCCTCAGCTGCCGAGCCCGGGGGTTCATTGCGCGAGCTGGGTGTGTGGCGTTCGCTGCTGCGTTTGCGGGCGACCCGGAGCAGCGCCCCCGAGGAAGCCGGCGTACGGGGCCTCCTGGCTTCGCTCTTTGCCTTCAAGTCTTTCCGGGAGAACTGGCAACGGGCTTGGGTGCGAGCCTTGAATGAGCAGGCCTGCAGGGACGGG AGCTCCATCCAAATCGCCTTTGAGGAGATACCCCAACTCCCACCAAGAGCCAGCATTAGTCATGTGACCTGCGTTGACCAATCAGAGCGTACCATG GTGCTGCACTGCCAGCTGGCTGCTGAGGAGGTGCGCTTCCCCATCTCCGTGACCCAGCAGTCCCCCGCTGCCGTCTCCATGGAGACCTACCACGTCACTCTGACACTGCCACCAACACAG TTGGAAGTCAGCCTTGAGGAAATCCCTGATGAGGGGCTGCTGGTGTCCTGGGCCTTCACGGACCGCCCAGATCTCAGCCTAAAGGTGCTTCCCAAGTCTCAGACTAGGGAG AGAGATGAGGAACAACCAGAGCTTTCAACAGTTGAGGAACTGGTCAAGGACGCTATCGTCAGCACTCAGCCCGCCATGATGGTCAACCTCAGGGCCTGCTCTGCCCCAGGAGGCCTG GTACCCAGTGAGAAGCCACCCACGATGTCCCAGGCCCAGCCATCCATCCCCAGACCTACCCGACTATTCTTACGGCAGCTTCGAGCATCTCACCTGGGAAGTGAGCTAGGAG GTACTGAGGAACTGTGCTGTGCCGCTGAGCTTGACAACCCCATGCAACAGAAGTGGACCAAACCCACGAGGGCTGGCTCTGAGGTGGAATGGGCAGAGGATTTAGCTCT GGATCTGGGTCCCCAGAGCCGGGAGCTGACCCTCAAAGTGCTCAGGAGCAGCAGttgtggagatg CTGAACTCCTTGGCCAAGCCACACTGCCTGTGGGCTCACCTTCCAAACCACTGTCACGGAGGCAAGTGTGTCCACTGACTCCAGGGCCCGGGAAATCCCTGAGCCCAGCGGCCATCGTGACAGCGGAG CTACACTATGAGCAGGGCTCTCCTCGGAATCTGGGCACGCCCACCTCTTCCACCCCTCGCCCCAGCATTACACCCACCAAGAAGATTGAGTTGGACCGGACCATCATGCCTGATGGCACAATCGTCACCACTGTCACTACTGTGCAGTCCCGCCCCCGTGTAGATGGCAAACTAG cagACTCCCCCTCCCGCTCCCCGTCCAAGGTGGAGGTGACTGAGAAGATGACAACTGTGCTGAGTGAGAGCAGCGGCACCAGCAATGCCTCCCACAGTAGCAGCC CAGGGGAGAGCCACCTTTCCAATGGCTTGGATCCAGTAGCAGAGACAGCAATCCGCCAGCTGACGGAGCCCAGTGGGCGGGCAGCCAAGAAGACACCCACCAAGCGCAGCACGCTCATCATCTCTGGTGTTTCCAAG GTGCCCATCGCTCAGGACGAGTTGGCACTCTCCTTGGGTTATGCGGCATCTCTGGAAGCCTCCATGCAAGATGATGCAGGAACCAGTGGTGGTCCTTCATCACCTCCCTCAGACCCCTCAGCCACATCCCCAGGACCCGTTGAtgctctctccagtcccacaagtGTCCAGGAAGCAGACGAGACAACACGTTCAGACATTTCTGAGAGGCCGTCGGTGGATGATGTTGAGTCAGAAACAGGGTCTACTGGTGCCCTGGAGACCCGAAGCCTCAAGGATCACAAAG ACAACTCCAGTCAAGCAAACTCCAGTAGATGGGGGAGAGTTGGTGCTTCAGTTCCAAGCTTGGACAACAAACTGGAGTGA
- the C2cd2l gene encoding phospholipid transfer protein C2CD2L isoform X1 yields MDPDWGQRDVGWAALLVLFAASLLTVLGWLLQYARGLWLSRAGGGRDSRPASAAEPGGSLRELGVWRSLLRLRATRSSAPEEAGVRGLLASLFAFKSFRENWQRAWVRALNEQACRDGSSIQIAFEEIPQLPPRASISHVTCVDQSERTMVLHCQLAAEEVRFPISVTQQSPAAVSMETYHVTLTLPPTQLEVSLEEIPDEGLLVSWAFTDRPDLSLKVLPKSQTRERDEEQPELSTVEELVKDAIVSTQPAMMVNLRACSAPGGLVPSEKPPTMSQAQPSIPRPTRLFLRQLRASHLGSELGGTEELCCAAELDNPMQQKWTKPTRAGSEVEWAEDLALDLGPQSRELTLKVLRSSSCGDAELLGQATLPVGSPSKPLSRRQVCPLTPGPGKSLSPAAIVTAELHYEQGSPRNLGTPTSSTPRPSITPTKKIELDRTIMPDGTIVTTVTTVQSRPRVDGKLADSPSRSPSKVEVTEKMTTVLSESSGTSNASHSSSPGESHLSNGLDPVAETAIRQLTEPSGRAAKKTPTKRSTLIISGVSKVPIAQDELALSLGYAASLEASMQDDAGTSGGPSSPPSDPSATSPGPVDALSSPTSVQEADETTRSDISERPSVDDVESETGSTGALETRSLKDHKVSFLRSGTKLIFRRRPRQKEAGLSQSHDDLSNTTATPSVRKKAGSFSRRLIKRFSFKSKPKANGNPSPQL; encoded by the exons ATGGATCCAGACTGGGGGCAGCGGGATGTGGGCTGGGCGGCCCTGCTGGTCCTCTTCGCCGCCTCGCTGCTCACGGTATTGGGCTGGTTGCTGCAGTATGCCCGGGGTTTGTGGCTGTCGCGAGCCGGTGGGGGCCGAGACTCTCGACCCGCCTCAGCTGCCGAGCCCGGGGGTTCATTGCGCGAGCTGGGTGTGTGGCGTTCGCTGCTGCGTTTGCGGGCGACCCGGAGCAGCGCCCCCGAGGAAGCCGGCGTACGGGGCCTCCTGGCTTCGCTCTTTGCCTTCAAGTCTTTCCGGGAGAACTGGCAACGGGCTTGGGTGCGAGCCTTGAATGAGCAGGCCTGCAGGGACGGG AGCTCCATCCAAATCGCCTTTGAGGAGATACCCCAACTCCCACCAAGAGCCAGCATTAGTCATGTGACCTGCGTTGACCAATCAGAGCGTACCATG GTGCTGCACTGCCAGCTGGCTGCTGAGGAGGTGCGCTTCCCCATCTCCGTGACCCAGCAGTCCCCCGCTGCCGTCTCCATGGAGACCTACCACGTCACTCTGACACTGCCACCAACACAG TTGGAAGTCAGCCTTGAGGAAATCCCTGATGAGGGGCTGCTGGTGTCCTGGGCCTTCACGGACCGCCCAGATCTCAGCCTAAAGGTGCTTCCCAAGTCTCAGACTAGGGAG AGAGATGAGGAACAACCAGAGCTTTCAACAGTTGAGGAACTGGTCAAGGACGCTATCGTCAGCACTCAGCCCGCCATGATGGTCAACCTCAGGGCCTGCTCTGCCCCAGGAGGCCTG GTACCCAGTGAGAAGCCACCCACGATGTCCCAGGCCCAGCCATCCATCCCCAGACCTACCCGACTATTCTTACGGCAGCTTCGAGCATCTCACCTGGGAAGTGAGCTAGGAG GTACTGAGGAACTGTGCTGTGCCGCTGAGCTTGACAACCCCATGCAACAGAAGTGGACCAAACCCACGAGGGCTGGCTCTGAGGTGGAATGGGCAGAGGATTTAGCTCT GGATCTGGGTCCCCAGAGCCGGGAGCTGACCCTCAAAGTGCTCAGGAGCAGCAGttgtggagatg CTGAACTCCTTGGCCAAGCCACACTGCCTGTGGGCTCACCTTCCAAACCACTGTCACGGAGGCAAGTGTGTCCACTGACTCCAGGGCCCGGGAAATCCCTGAGCCCAGCGGCCATCGTGACAGCGGAG CTACACTATGAGCAGGGCTCTCCTCGGAATCTGGGCACGCCCACCTCTTCCACCCCTCGCCCCAGCATTACACCCACCAAGAAGATTGAGTTGGACCGGACCATCATGCCTGATGGCACAATCGTCACCACTGTCACTACTGTGCAGTCCCGCCCCCGTGTAGATGGCAAACTAG cagACTCCCCCTCCCGCTCCCCGTCCAAGGTGGAGGTGACTGAGAAGATGACAACTGTGCTGAGTGAGAGCAGCGGCACCAGCAATGCCTCCCACAGTAGCAGCC CAGGGGAGAGCCACCTTTCCAATGGCTTGGATCCAGTAGCAGAGACAGCAATCCGCCAGCTGACGGAGCCCAGTGGGCGGGCAGCCAAGAAGACACCCACCAAGCGCAGCACGCTCATCATCTCTGGTGTTTCCAAG GTGCCCATCGCTCAGGACGAGTTGGCACTCTCCTTGGGTTATGCGGCATCTCTGGAAGCCTCCATGCAAGATGATGCAGGAACCAGTGGTGGTCCTTCATCACCTCCCTCAGACCCCTCAGCCACATCCCCAGGACCCGTTGAtgctctctccagtcccacaagtGTCCAGGAAGCAGACGAGACAACACGTTCAGACATTTCTGAGAGGCCGTCGGTGGATGATGTTGAGTCAGAAACAGGGTCTACTGGTGCCCTGGAGACCCGAAGCCTCAAGGATCACAAAG TGAGTTTCCTGCGAAGTGGCACTAAGCTCATCTTCCGCCGGCGGCCCCGACAGAAGGAAGCGGGTCTGAGCCAGTCGCACGATGACCTGTCCAACACAACAGCCACACCTAGTGTCCGGAAGAAGGCTGGCAGCTTTTCCCGTCGCCTTATCAAGCGTTTTTCCTTCAAGTCCAAACCCAAGGCCAATGGCAACCCTAGCCCCCAGCTCTGA
- the C2cd2l gene encoding phospholipid transfer protein C2CD2L isoform X2: MDPDWGQRDVGWAALLVLFAASLLTVLGWLLQYARGLWLSRAGGGRDSRPASAAEPGGSLRELGVWRSLLRLRATRSSAPEEAGVRGLLASLFAFKSFRENWQRAWVRALNEQACRDGSSIQIAFEEIPQLPPRASISHVTCVDQSERTMVLHCQLAAEEVRFPISVTQQSPAAVSMETYHVTLTLPPTQLEVSLEEIPDEGLLVSWAFTDRPDLSLKVLPKSQTRERDEEQPELSTVEELVKDAIVSTQPAMMVNLRACSAPGGLVPSEKPPTMSQAQPSIPRPTRLFLRQLRASHLGSELGGTEELCCAAELDNPMQQKWTKPTRAGSEVEWAEDLALDLGPQSRELTLKVLRSSSCGDAELLGQATLPVGSPSKPLSRRQVCPLTPGPGKSLSPAAIVTAELHYEQGSPRNLGTPTSSTPRPSITPTKKIELDRTIMPDGTIVTTVTTVQSRPRVDGKLADSPSRSPSKVEVTEKMTTVLSESSGTSNASHSSSRESHLSNGLDPVAETAIRQLTEPSGRAAKKTPTKRSTLIISGVSKVPIAQDELALSLGYAASLEASMQDDAGTSGGPSSPPSDPSATSPGPVDALSSPTSVQEADETTRSDISERPSVDDVESETGSTGALETRSLKDHKVSFLRSGTKLIFRRRPRQKEAGLSQSHDDLSNTTATPSVRKKAGSFSRRLIKRFSFKSKPKANGNPSPQL; encoded by the exons ATGGATCCAGACTGGGGGCAGCGGGATGTGGGCTGGGCGGCCCTGCTGGTCCTCTTCGCCGCCTCGCTGCTCACGGTATTGGGCTGGTTGCTGCAGTATGCCCGGGGTTTGTGGCTGTCGCGAGCCGGTGGGGGCCGAGACTCTCGACCCGCCTCAGCTGCCGAGCCCGGGGGTTCATTGCGCGAGCTGGGTGTGTGGCGTTCGCTGCTGCGTTTGCGGGCGACCCGGAGCAGCGCCCCCGAGGAAGCCGGCGTACGGGGCCTCCTGGCTTCGCTCTTTGCCTTCAAGTCTTTCCGGGAGAACTGGCAACGGGCTTGGGTGCGAGCCTTGAATGAGCAGGCCTGCAGGGACGGG AGCTCCATCCAAATCGCCTTTGAGGAGATACCCCAACTCCCACCAAGAGCCAGCATTAGTCATGTGACCTGCGTTGACCAATCAGAGCGTACCATG GTGCTGCACTGCCAGCTGGCTGCTGAGGAGGTGCGCTTCCCCATCTCCGTGACCCAGCAGTCCCCCGCTGCCGTCTCCATGGAGACCTACCACGTCACTCTGACACTGCCACCAACACAG TTGGAAGTCAGCCTTGAGGAAATCCCTGATGAGGGGCTGCTGGTGTCCTGGGCCTTCACGGACCGCCCAGATCTCAGCCTAAAGGTGCTTCCCAAGTCTCAGACTAGGGAG AGAGATGAGGAACAACCAGAGCTTTCAACAGTTGAGGAACTGGTCAAGGACGCTATCGTCAGCACTCAGCCCGCCATGATGGTCAACCTCAGGGCCTGCTCTGCCCCAGGAGGCCTG GTACCCAGTGAGAAGCCACCCACGATGTCCCAGGCCCAGCCATCCATCCCCAGACCTACCCGACTATTCTTACGGCAGCTTCGAGCATCTCACCTGGGAAGTGAGCTAGGAG GTACTGAGGAACTGTGCTGTGCCGCTGAGCTTGACAACCCCATGCAACAGAAGTGGACCAAACCCACGAGGGCTGGCTCTGAGGTGGAATGGGCAGAGGATTTAGCTCT GGATCTGGGTCCCCAGAGCCGGGAGCTGACCCTCAAAGTGCTCAGGAGCAGCAGttgtggagatg CTGAACTCCTTGGCCAAGCCACACTGCCTGTGGGCTCACCTTCCAAACCACTGTCACGGAGGCAAGTGTGTCCACTGACTCCAGGGCCCGGGAAATCCCTGAGCCCAGCGGCCATCGTGACAGCGGAG CTACACTATGAGCAGGGCTCTCCTCGGAATCTGGGCACGCCCACCTCTTCCACCCCTCGCCCCAGCATTACACCCACCAAGAAGATTGAGTTGGACCGGACCATCATGCCTGATGGCACAATCGTCACCACTGTCACTACTGTGCAGTCCCGCCCCCGTGTAGATGGCAAACTAG cagACTCCCCCTCCCGCTCCCCGTCCAAGGTGGAGGTGACTGAGAAGATGACAACTGTGCTGAGTGAGAGCAGCGGCACCAGCAATGCCTCCCACAGTAGCAGCC GGGAGAGCCACCTTTCCAATGGCTTGGATCCAGTAGCAGAGACAGCAATCCGCCAGCTGACGGAGCCCAGTGGGCGGGCAGCCAAGAAGACACCCACCAAGCGCAGCACGCTCATCATCTCTGGTGTTTCCAAG GTGCCCATCGCTCAGGACGAGTTGGCACTCTCCTTGGGTTATGCGGCATCTCTGGAAGCCTCCATGCAAGATGATGCAGGAACCAGTGGTGGTCCTTCATCACCTCCCTCAGACCCCTCAGCCACATCCCCAGGACCCGTTGAtgctctctccagtcccacaagtGTCCAGGAAGCAGACGAGACAACACGTTCAGACATTTCTGAGAGGCCGTCGGTGGATGATGTTGAGTCAGAAACAGGGTCTACTGGTGCCCTGGAGACCCGAAGCCTCAAGGATCACAAAG TGAGTTTCCTGCGAAGTGGCACTAAGCTCATCTTCCGCCGGCGGCCCCGACAGAAGGAAGCGGGTCTGAGCCAGTCGCACGATGACCTGTCCAACACAACAGCCACACCTAGTGTCCGGAAGAAGGCTGGCAGCTTTTCCCGTCGCCTTATCAAGCGTTTTTCCTTCAAGTCCAAACCCAAGGCCAATGGCAACCCTAGCCCCCAGCTCTGA
- the C2cd2l gene encoding phospholipid transfer protein C2CD2L isoform X4: MDPDWGQRDVGWAALLVLFAASLLTVLGWLLQYARGLWLSRAGGGRDSRPASAAEPGGSLRELGVWRSLLRLRATRSSAPEEAGVRGLLASLFAFKSFRENWQRAWVRALNEQACRDGSSIQIAFEEIPQLPPRASISHVTCVDQSERTMVLHCQLAAEEVRFPISVTQQSPAAVSMETYHVTLTLPPTQLEVSLEEIPDEGLLVSWAFTDRPDLSLKVLPKSQTRERDEEQPELSTVEELVKDAIVSTQPAMMVNLRACSAPGGLVPSEKPPTMSQAQPSIPRPTRLFLRQLRASHLGSELGGTEELCCAAELDNPMQQKWTKPTRAGSEVEWAEDLALDLGPQSRELTLKVLRSSSCGDAELLGQATLPVGSPSKPLSRRQVCPLTPGPGKSLSPAAIVTAELHYEQGSPRNLGTPTSSTPRPSITPTKKIELDRTIMPDGTIVTTVTTVQSRPRVDGKLDSPSRSPSKVEVTEKMTTVLSESSGTSNASHSSSRESHLSNGLDPVAETAIRQLTEPSGRAAKKTPTKRSTLIISGVSKVPIAQDELALSLGYAASLEASMQDDAGTSGGPSSPPSDPSATSPGPVDALSSPTSVQEADETTRSDISERPSVDDVESETGSTGALETRSLKDHKVSFLRSGTKLIFRRRPRQKEAGLSQSHDDLSNTTATPSVRKKAGSFSRRLIKRFSFKSKPKANGNPSPQL, from the exons ATGGATCCAGACTGGGGGCAGCGGGATGTGGGCTGGGCGGCCCTGCTGGTCCTCTTCGCCGCCTCGCTGCTCACGGTATTGGGCTGGTTGCTGCAGTATGCCCGGGGTTTGTGGCTGTCGCGAGCCGGTGGGGGCCGAGACTCTCGACCCGCCTCAGCTGCCGAGCCCGGGGGTTCATTGCGCGAGCTGGGTGTGTGGCGTTCGCTGCTGCGTTTGCGGGCGACCCGGAGCAGCGCCCCCGAGGAAGCCGGCGTACGGGGCCTCCTGGCTTCGCTCTTTGCCTTCAAGTCTTTCCGGGAGAACTGGCAACGGGCTTGGGTGCGAGCCTTGAATGAGCAGGCCTGCAGGGACGGG AGCTCCATCCAAATCGCCTTTGAGGAGATACCCCAACTCCCACCAAGAGCCAGCATTAGTCATGTGACCTGCGTTGACCAATCAGAGCGTACCATG GTGCTGCACTGCCAGCTGGCTGCTGAGGAGGTGCGCTTCCCCATCTCCGTGACCCAGCAGTCCCCCGCTGCCGTCTCCATGGAGACCTACCACGTCACTCTGACACTGCCACCAACACAG TTGGAAGTCAGCCTTGAGGAAATCCCTGATGAGGGGCTGCTGGTGTCCTGGGCCTTCACGGACCGCCCAGATCTCAGCCTAAAGGTGCTTCCCAAGTCTCAGACTAGGGAG AGAGATGAGGAACAACCAGAGCTTTCAACAGTTGAGGAACTGGTCAAGGACGCTATCGTCAGCACTCAGCCCGCCATGATGGTCAACCTCAGGGCCTGCTCTGCCCCAGGAGGCCTG GTACCCAGTGAGAAGCCACCCACGATGTCCCAGGCCCAGCCATCCATCCCCAGACCTACCCGACTATTCTTACGGCAGCTTCGAGCATCTCACCTGGGAAGTGAGCTAGGAG GTACTGAGGAACTGTGCTGTGCCGCTGAGCTTGACAACCCCATGCAACAGAAGTGGACCAAACCCACGAGGGCTGGCTCTGAGGTGGAATGGGCAGAGGATTTAGCTCT GGATCTGGGTCCCCAGAGCCGGGAGCTGACCCTCAAAGTGCTCAGGAGCAGCAGttgtggagatg CTGAACTCCTTGGCCAAGCCACACTGCCTGTGGGCTCACCTTCCAAACCACTGTCACGGAGGCAAGTGTGTCCACTGACTCCAGGGCCCGGGAAATCCCTGAGCCCAGCGGCCATCGTGACAGCGGAG CTACACTATGAGCAGGGCTCTCCTCGGAATCTGGGCACGCCCACCTCTTCCACCCCTCGCCCCAGCATTACACCCACCAAGAAGATTGAGTTGGACCGGACCATCATGCCTGATGGCACAATCGTCACCACTGTCACTACTGTGCAGTCCCGCCCCCGTGTAGATGGCAAACTAG ACTCCCCCTCCCGCTCCCCGTCCAAGGTGGAGGTGACTGAGAAGATGACAACTGTGCTGAGTGAGAGCAGCGGCACCAGCAATGCCTCCCACAGTAGCAGCC GGGAGAGCCACCTTTCCAATGGCTTGGATCCAGTAGCAGAGACAGCAATCCGCCAGCTGACGGAGCCCAGTGGGCGGGCAGCCAAGAAGACACCCACCAAGCGCAGCACGCTCATCATCTCTGGTGTTTCCAAG GTGCCCATCGCTCAGGACGAGTTGGCACTCTCCTTGGGTTATGCGGCATCTCTGGAAGCCTCCATGCAAGATGATGCAGGAACCAGTGGTGGTCCTTCATCACCTCCCTCAGACCCCTCAGCCACATCCCCAGGACCCGTTGAtgctctctccagtcccacaagtGTCCAGGAAGCAGACGAGACAACACGTTCAGACATTTCTGAGAGGCCGTCGGTGGATGATGTTGAGTCAGAAACAGGGTCTACTGGTGCCCTGGAGACCCGAAGCCTCAAGGATCACAAAG TGAGTTTCCTGCGAAGTGGCACTAAGCTCATCTTCCGCCGGCGGCCCCGACAGAAGGAAGCGGGTCTGAGCCAGTCGCACGATGACCTGTCCAACACAACAGCCACACCTAGTGTCCGGAAGAAGGCTGGCAGCTTTTCCCGTCGCCTTATCAAGCGTTTTTCCTTCAAGTCCAAACCCAAGGCCAATGGCAACCCTAGCCCCCAGCTCTGA
- the C2cd2l gene encoding phospholipid transfer protein C2CD2L isoform X3, which produces MDPDWGQRDVGWAALLVLFAASLLTVLGWLLQYARGLWLSRAGGGRDSRPASAAEPGGSLRELGVWRSLLRLRATRSSAPEEAGVRGLLASLFAFKSFRENWQRAWVRALNEQACRDGSSIQIAFEEIPQLPPRASISHVTCVDQSERTMVLHCQLAAEEVRFPISVTQQSPAAVSMETYHVTLTLPPTQLEVSLEEIPDEGLLVSWAFTDRPDLSLKVLPKSQTRERDEEQPELSTVEELVKDAIVSTQPAMMVNLRACSAPGGLVPSEKPPTMSQAQPSIPRPTRLFLRQLRASHLGSELGGTEELCCAAELDNPMQQKWTKPTRAGSEVEWAEDLALDLGPQSRELTLKVLRSSSCGDAELLGQATLPVGSPSKPLSRRQVCPLTPGPGKSLSPAAIVTAELHYEQGSPRNLGTPTSSTPRPSITPTKKIELDRTIMPDGTIVTTVTTVQSRPRVDGKLDSPSRSPSKVEVTEKMTTVLSESSGTSNASHSSSPGESHLSNGLDPVAETAIRQLTEPSGRAAKKTPTKRSTLIISGVSKVPIAQDELALSLGYAASLEASMQDDAGTSGGPSSPPSDPSATSPGPVDALSSPTSVQEADETTRSDISERPSVDDVESETGSTGALETRSLKDHKVSFLRSGTKLIFRRRPRQKEAGLSQSHDDLSNTTATPSVRKKAGSFSRRLIKRFSFKSKPKANGNPSPQL; this is translated from the exons ATGGATCCAGACTGGGGGCAGCGGGATGTGGGCTGGGCGGCCCTGCTGGTCCTCTTCGCCGCCTCGCTGCTCACGGTATTGGGCTGGTTGCTGCAGTATGCCCGGGGTTTGTGGCTGTCGCGAGCCGGTGGGGGCCGAGACTCTCGACCCGCCTCAGCTGCCGAGCCCGGGGGTTCATTGCGCGAGCTGGGTGTGTGGCGTTCGCTGCTGCGTTTGCGGGCGACCCGGAGCAGCGCCCCCGAGGAAGCCGGCGTACGGGGCCTCCTGGCTTCGCTCTTTGCCTTCAAGTCTTTCCGGGAGAACTGGCAACGGGCTTGGGTGCGAGCCTTGAATGAGCAGGCCTGCAGGGACGGG AGCTCCATCCAAATCGCCTTTGAGGAGATACCCCAACTCCCACCAAGAGCCAGCATTAGTCATGTGACCTGCGTTGACCAATCAGAGCGTACCATG GTGCTGCACTGCCAGCTGGCTGCTGAGGAGGTGCGCTTCCCCATCTCCGTGACCCAGCAGTCCCCCGCTGCCGTCTCCATGGAGACCTACCACGTCACTCTGACACTGCCACCAACACAG TTGGAAGTCAGCCTTGAGGAAATCCCTGATGAGGGGCTGCTGGTGTCCTGGGCCTTCACGGACCGCCCAGATCTCAGCCTAAAGGTGCTTCCCAAGTCTCAGACTAGGGAG AGAGATGAGGAACAACCAGAGCTTTCAACAGTTGAGGAACTGGTCAAGGACGCTATCGTCAGCACTCAGCCCGCCATGATGGTCAACCTCAGGGCCTGCTCTGCCCCAGGAGGCCTG GTACCCAGTGAGAAGCCACCCACGATGTCCCAGGCCCAGCCATCCATCCCCAGACCTACCCGACTATTCTTACGGCAGCTTCGAGCATCTCACCTGGGAAGTGAGCTAGGAG GTACTGAGGAACTGTGCTGTGCCGCTGAGCTTGACAACCCCATGCAACAGAAGTGGACCAAACCCACGAGGGCTGGCTCTGAGGTGGAATGGGCAGAGGATTTAGCTCT GGATCTGGGTCCCCAGAGCCGGGAGCTGACCCTCAAAGTGCTCAGGAGCAGCAGttgtggagatg CTGAACTCCTTGGCCAAGCCACACTGCCTGTGGGCTCACCTTCCAAACCACTGTCACGGAGGCAAGTGTGTCCACTGACTCCAGGGCCCGGGAAATCCCTGAGCCCAGCGGCCATCGTGACAGCGGAG CTACACTATGAGCAGGGCTCTCCTCGGAATCTGGGCACGCCCACCTCTTCCACCCCTCGCCCCAGCATTACACCCACCAAGAAGATTGAGTTGGACCGGACCATCATGCCTGATGGCACAATCGTCACCACTGTCACTACTGTGCAGTCCCGCCCCCGTGTAGATGGCAAACTAG ACTCCCCCTCCCGCTCCCCGTCCAAGGTGGAGGTGACTGAGAAGATGACAACTGTGCTGAGTGAGAGCAGCGGCACCAGCAATGCCTCCCACAGTAGCAGCC CAGGGGAGAGCCACCTTTCCAATGGCTTGGATCCAGTAGCAGAGACAGCAATCCGCCAGCTGACGGAGCCCAGTGGGCGGGCAGCCAAGAAGACACCCACCAAGCGCAGCACGCTCATCATCTCTGGTGTTTCCAAG GTGCCCATCGCTCAGGACGAGTTGGCACTCTCCTTGGGTTATGCGGCATCTCTGGAAGCCTCCATGCAAGATGATGCAGGAACCAGTGGTGGTCCTTCATCACCTCCCTCAGACCCCTCAGCCACATCCCCAGGACCCGTTGAtgctctctccagtcccacaagtGTCCAGGAAGCAGACGAGACAACACGTTCAGACATTTCTGAGAGGCCGTCGGTGGATGATGTTGAGTCAGAAACAGGGTCTACTGGTGCCCTGGAGACCCGAAGCCTCAAGGATCACAAAG TGAGTTTCCTGCGAAGTGGCACTAAGCTCATCTTCCGCCGGCGGCCCCGACAGAAGGAAGCGGGTCTGAGCCAGTCGCACGATGACCTGTCCAACACAACAGCCACACCTAGTGTCCGGAAGAAGGCTGGCAGCTTTTCCCGTCGCCTTATCAAGCGTTTTTCCTTCAAGTCCAAACCCAAGGCCAATGGCAACCCTAGCCCCCAGCTCTGA